Proteins encoded by one window of Lutibacter sp. A64:
- a CDS encoding nitroreductase family protein, with protein MKIRILVLAVVVGILGACTSKEKENTSEASVGKQIIEDLNSRYTSKAYDETKRVSPEDLATIEEVLRLSPSSINSQPWKFIVIKSDEAKQRLEKTFENYKFNQPHATKASEIILFANKVHYSKEDFKKRLDANMAAGRMNQKGYDKQLKSSFKFAEMVADENGNNAHWTKAQSYIALGNVLHALARLDIDSTPMEGVDAEAIKKEFSKELGNDYECTFALAIGYHNDGKDYNRKLPKARMAKEDVIFEL; from the coding sequence ATGAAAATAAGAATTTTAGTATTGGCAGTTGTTGTAGGAATTTTAGGAGCCTGTACATCAAAAGAAAAAGAAAATACATCAGAAGCTTCTGTTGGTAAACAAATTATTGAAGATTTGAACAGCAGATACACGTCAAAAGCCTACGATGAAACAAAACGTGTTTCACCCGAAGATTTGGCTACAATAGAAGAAGTATTACGCTTATCACCTTCCTCTATCAATTCACAGCCTTGGAAATTTATAGTTATTAAAAGTGATGAAGCAAAACAACGTTTAGAAAAAACTTTTGAAAATTATAAATTCAATCAGCCTCACGCTACAAAGGCATCAGAAATCATTCTTTTTGCCAATAAAGTACATTATAGCAAAGAAGATTTTAAAAAACGATTAGACGCTAATATGGCTGCCGGACGTATGAATCAAAAAGGGTATGATAAACAGCTAAAATCATCATTCAAATTTGCTGAAATGGTAGCTGATGAAAATGGAAACAATGCACATTGGACAAAAGCTCAATCTTATATTGCTTTAGGTAACGTGTTGCACGCATTAGCACGTCTTGATATCGATTCTACTCCAATGGAAGGCGTTGATGCAGAAGCCATTAAAAAAGAATTTTCTAAAGAGTTAGGCAATGATTATGAATGTACTTTTGCTTTAGCAATCGGGTATCATAATGATGGAAAAGATTATAACCGTAAATTGCCTAAAGCACGAATGGCAAAAGAAGATGTAATTTTTGAACTTTAA
- a CDS encoding Crp/Fnr family transcriptional regulator, giving the protein MTTYTELTNFIKKNITVKDEELKIILSYFKLIKKNKNDILLLQGKVSQVSYFVKKGCLRLFFIDDNGKDVTRYIAFENQFATALVSFITNEPAQETIQVVENSELLYITHDDFRHLMKIVPKWKDFYSIYLEKAYVNNSKRLMSFTTLNASERYNQLFKINPNIVKRIPNKIIASYINISQETLSRIKSKT; this is encoded by the coding sequence ATGACAACCTACACAGAACTCACTAATTTTATTAAAAAAAACATTACTGTTAAAGATGAAGAGTTAAAAATTATTCTATCATATTTTAAACTTATAAAAAAAAATAAAAATGATATTTTACTTTTACAAGGTAAAGTTAGTCAGGTTAGTTATTTTGTAAAAAAAGGTTGTTTAAGATTATTTTTTATTGATGATAATGGTAAAGACGTTACGCGTTATATTGCATTTGAAAATCAGTTTGCCACAGCACTTGTTAGTTTTATAACCAACGAACCAGCTCAAGAAACAATTCAAGTTGTTGAAAATAGCGAACTGCTTTACATTACTCACGATGATTTTAGACATCTTATGAAAATTGTTCCGAAATGGAAGGATTTTTATAGTATCTATTTAGAAAAAGCTTATGTTAATAATTCAAAGAGGCTCATGTCTTTTACCACATTAAATGCTTCAGAAAGGTACAATCAATTATTTAAAATAAACCCCAATATTGTTAAACGTATACCTAATAAAATTATAGCTTCTTATATAAATATTTCACAAGAAACATTAAGTAGAATAAAGTCTAAAACCTAA
- a CDS encoding ferredoxin reductase family protein gives MNKIKLTLALSITFLTIIWFLTNTLLYLPFDSNLFTKSLDQYTGIIAFSAMTFSMVLATRPIWIDKHLNGLDKSYRLHKWLGIVAFSFSIMHWLVSKLPEWWSYLDQLIILDAISGATEGSDPSAFETFLESLESPALLVGEYFFYLTVLFLTMALLKKIPYRFFAKTHIAMAVIYLVLVFHAFALMYIDYWTEPIGVTMVIMMIAGTVSSFIVLFGQVGKKQKSKASIIAINTYPDMNMLELIVKSDTWKGHNEGQFAFLKFEKNEPHHPFTISSAWNKKTKNISFTIKALGDYTNNLANKLKIGDSIVLEGAYGNFTFNDKKESQIWIAGGVGITPFLARMKRLAQENNKQKIDFFYSAIKLDANFKKKLVQLSVEANINLHLFETSKSVLISGSHIQNTVSDWESASIWFCGPSKMGKSIKKDLKGNGHHSKFHQELFKMR, from the coding sequence ATGAATAAAATAAAACTAACACTCGCTCTGTCAATTACATTTCTTACAATTATTTGGTTTTTGACAAATACATTATTGTATCTTCCATTTGATTCTAATTTGTTTACAAAAAGTTTGGATCAATATACAGGAATTATTGCTTTTTCGGCTATGACTTTTTCTATGGTATTGGCAACGCGTCCAATATGGATTGACAAACACTTAAATGGACTTGATAAAAGTTATCGTCTGCATAAATGGTTAGGTATTGTTGCATTTTCATTTTCTATTATGCACTGGTTAGTGTCTAAATTACCAGAGTGGTGGTCGTATTTAGATCAGTTAATAATTTTAGATGCTATTTCTGGAGCCACCGAGGGTTCAGACCCTAGCGCATTTGAAACGTTTTTAGAATCTCTTGAATCTCCAGCTCTACTAGTAGGTGAATACTTTTTTTATTTAACAGTGCTGTTTTTAACAATGGCATTGTTAAAAAAAATTCCCTATCGTTTTTTTGCAAAAACTCACATTGCAATGGCAGTCATTTACTTGGTATTGGTTTTTCATGCTTTTGCACTAATGTATATCGATTATTGGACGGAACCCATAGGTGTAACCATGGTAATTATGATGATAGCAGGAACAGTTTCTTCGTTTATTGTTCTTTTTGGACAAGTGGGTAAGAAACAAAAGTCTAAAGCTTCCATTATTGCTATCAACACTTACCCTGATATGAATATGTTAGAATTAATAGTGAAAAGCGATACTTGGAAAGGACATAATGAAGGGCAATTTGCTTTTTTAAAATTTGAAAAGAACGAACCACATCATCCTTTTACAATCAGTTCGGCTTGGAATAAAAAAACTAAAAATATCAGTTTTACAATTAAAGCTCTTGGAGATTATACAAATAATTTAGCAAATAAATTAAAAATTGGTGATTCTATAGTACTTGAAGGTGCTTATGGTAATTTTACTTTTAATGATAAAAAAGAAAGTCAAATATGGATTGCTGGAGGAGTTGGAATCACTCCTTTTTTAGCACGAATGAAGCGTTTGGCACAGGAGAACAATAAGCAAAAAATTGATTTTTTCTATTCGGCAATAAAATTAGATGCTAATTTTAAGAAAAAGTTAGTACAACTTTCTGTAGAAGCCAACATTAATCTACACCTATTTGAAACTTCTAAATCTGTGCTAATTTCAGGAAGCCATATCCAAAATACTGTTTCTGATTGGGAATCTGCAAGTATTTGGTTTTGTGGTCCTTCAAAAATGGGGAAATCAATAAAGAAAGACCTAAAAGGCAATGGGCATCATTCAAAATTTCATCAAGAATTATTTAAGATGCGCTAA
- a CDS encoding phosphohydrolase has product MKLLEKAKEYAIEKHRNSNHTYDKYHYDFHLNMVFEIAKKFIYLVEPNEQENVLAGCWVHDIIEDARETYNDVKKETNETVAELAYALTNEKGRNRAERANENYYKGIRETKNAPFIKFCDRIANVTHSKNNGSQMFKKYKDENEDFIKKIYVPECEEISVYLKNLFNKNHKA; this is encoded by the coding sequence ATGAAACTATTAGAAAAAGCAAAAGAATATGCTATAGAAAAACATAGAAATTCAAATCATACATATGACAAATACCATTACGATTTTCATTTAAATATGGTGTTTGAAATAGCCAAAAAATTTATCTATTTAGTAGAGCCAAATGAACAAGAAAATGTATTAGCTGGATGTTGGGTTCACGATATAATTGAAGACGCAAGAGAGACGTATAATGATGTTAAAAAAGAAACGAATGAAACCGTAGCTGAACTTGCTTACGCTTTAACTAATGAAAAAGGTAGAAACAGAGCAGAAAGAGCGAATGAAAACTACTATAAAGGAATTAGAGAAACTAAGAATGCGCCATTTATTAAATTTTGTGATAGAATTGCAAATGTTACACATTCAAAAAATAATGGTTCACAAATGTTTAAGAAATATAAAGATGAGAACGAAGATTTTATAAAAAAAATATATGTTCCTGAATGTGAGGAGATTTCGGTATATTTAAAAAATCTATTTAATAAAAATCACAAAGCATAA
- the ribB gene encoding 3,4-dihydroxy-2-butanone-4-phosphate synthase: MELAELDTIQTTTKSKERLEKALLHLQNGKGVILIDDKNRENEGDLVFSAHNMTLENMALMIRNCSGIVCLCLTNEKADILNLPYMVAENTSGFQTPFTVSIESKTGVTTGVSAKDRLKTIQVACNENAISDDLARPGHIFPLRGRNNGVLDRKGHTEGSIDLMKLAGLKPEAVLCELMNEDGTMAKIDSITKFANEHDLIVLSIKDIIYYRKFVRDFK; this comes from the coding sequence ATGGAATTAGCAGAATTAGACACTATACAAACTACTACTAAAAGTAAGGAACGATTAGAAAAAGCATTATTACATCTTCAAAATGGTAAAGGAGTTATATTAATTGATGATAAAAACAGAGAAAATGAAGGAGATTTGGTATTCTCAGCACATAATATGACTCTTGAAAATATGGCACTTATGATTAGAAATTGTAGTGGTATTGTTTGTCTTTGTTTAACTAATGAAAAAGCAGATATACTTAATTTACCATATATGGTAGCAGAAAACACGAGTGGTTTTCAAACACCTTTTACCGTTTCTATAGAATCAAAAACAGGAGTAACTACAGGTGTTTCTGCTAAAGATAGACTAAAAACTATACAAGTTGCGTGCAATGAAAATGCAATAAGCGATGATTTAGCAAGACCTGGACACATATTTCCTTTAAGAGGTAGAAATAACGGTGTTCTAGATAGAAAAGGCCATACTGAAGGAAGTATTGATTTAATGAAATTAGCAGGCTTAAAACCAGAAGCAGTTCTTTGTGAATTAATGAATGAAGATGGAACTATGGCTAAAATAGATAGTATTACTAAGTTTGCAAATGAACACGATTTAATTGTCTTATCAATAAAAGATATTATTTATTATCGTAAATTTGTTAGAGATTTTAAATAA
- a CDS encoding GyrI-like domain-containing protein: MVEPRIELLKDKKLIGYKLKMSLTNNKTVQLWGQMAPKIKDIKNRVSTDKISMQIYDASYYKSFNPNNEFEKWATVEVCNFNNTPKDMETFNLSGGKYAVFDYKGSSADNSIFQYIFMSWLSNSEYQLDNRPHFEVLGEKYKNNDPNSEEEIWIPIK, translated from the coding sequence ATGGTGGAACCTAGAATAGAACTACTAAAAGATAAAAAACTGATTGGTTATAAACTAAAAATGAGCTTAACCAATAATAAAACAGTTCAATTATGGGGACAAATGGCACCCAAAATCAAGGATATTAAAAATAGAGTAAGCACTGATAAGATTTCAATGCAAATTTATGATGCTTCATATTATAAATCCTTTAATCCTAATAATGAATTTGAAAAATGGGCAACAGTTGAAGTGTGTAACTTTAATAATACACCTAAAGATATGGAGACTTTTAATTTAAGCGGTGGCAAATATGCTGTATTTGATTATAAAGGCTCAAGTGCTGATAACAGTATTTTTCAGTATATTTTTATGTCTTGGTTATCAAATTCTGAATATCAATTGGATAACAGACCTCATTTTGAAGTACTAGGCGAAAAGTATAAAAATAATGACCCAAATTCTGAAGAAGAAATATGGATTCCAATAAAATAA
- a CDS encoding DinB family protein: MNQSELIILNFTEIRRRSIKLWNGLPEKYYNWKPDAKAMSASEMIRHVLEADYGWNIIINQGDMTNYKTPWKNRPFTNLKDELKFAEPFRKTFLESIQHFSDKDLNETEIIHPGNGDKKNLAKYLLRIGYHESVHAGQFLSYLRAIEIDRPNLWD, from the coding sequence ATGAACCAGTCTGAACTTATAATTTTAAACTTTACAGAGATTAGGAGAAGAAGTATAAAACTTTGGAATGGTCTACCTGAAAAATACTATAATTGGAAACCTGACGCTAAAGCAATGAGTGCATCAGAAATGATACGGCACGTTTTAGAGGCTGATTATGGCTGGAATATTATTATTAATCAAGGAGATATGACAAATTATAAAACACCTTGGAAAAACCGACCATTTACAAACCTAAAAGATGAACTTAAATTTGCTGAACCTTTTAGAAAAACATTTTTAGAAAGTATTCAACATTTTTCTGATAAGGATTTAAACGAAACGGAAATCATTCATCCTGGAAATGGAGACAAAAAAAATCTTGCAAAATATTTGTTACGTATTGGATATCACGAGTCAGTTCACGCAGGGCAATTCCTGTCCTATTTAAGAGCAATAGAAATTGATAGACCAAATTTATGGGATTGA
- a CDS encoding LysR substrate-binding domain-containing protein encodes MNPQAEGFGYMEEILKIIGNYGYSLKIAHRLPNTSTVLIRMVSAGLGITMMRKSTLKGYSLDLKSIELSDLPYQLDMKLVWKTERENELELYLNF; translated from the coding sequence TTGAATCCACAAGCCGAGGGATTTGGATATATGGAGGAAATTCTAAAAATTATTGGAAATTATGGATATTCTCTAAAAATCGCGCATCGTTTACCCAACACGTCTACCGTTCTAATAAGAATGGTTTCTGCAGGACTTGGAATAACAATGATGAGAAAATCGACCTTAAAAGGATATTCTCTTGACCTAAAAAGTATAGAACTTTCTGATTTACCTTATCAATTAGATATGAAACTGGTATGGAAAACAGAACGAGAAAACGAATTGGAATTGTATCTCAATTTTTGA